One window of the Rufibacter radiotolerans genome contains the following:
- the porD gene encoding type IX secretion system protein PorD yields MSAKKIAWVVLGLLFPLCSMAQELRCEVIVNSDQVQATDRQVFQQMQNAISEVMNNTRWTSDVYQNEERIRCKMFITLRAMPQVGVYEANTQVISSRPTYGTGYETTVLSFVDTKFEFDYTQAQPLQYAPNTFTTNLTAILSFYAYTIIGMDNDSFSRMGGANALAEARNILNLVTSSGGAGGGGWSATADTRNRYWLINNLVDPQFEPYRAALYLYHRQGLDLMAQDPEKARQNMLEALRNIQQVARLRPGAAVLRSFFEAKSAELSNAFNSATPAQKQQAYDLLTQIDPTNRARYETLLKR; encoded by the coding sequence GCTGCGAGGTCATTGTGAACAGTGACCAGGTGCAGGCCACCGACCGCCAGGTGTTCCAGCAGATGCAGAACGCCATTTCTGAGGTCATGAACAATACCCGTTGGACCAGTGACGTGTACCAGAACGAGGAGCGCATACGCTGCAAAATGTTCATCACGCTGCGTGCCATGCCGCAGGTTGGGGTCTATGAAGCCAACACCCAGGTCATCTCCAGCCGGCCTACCTATGGCACCGGGTATGAGACTACCGTGCTTTCTTTTGTAGACACCAAGTTTGAGTTTGATTATACCCAGGCCCAGCCGCTGCAATACGCCCCCAATACGTTTACTACCAACCTCACGGCCATCCTGTCTTTCTATGCCTACACTATTATAGGCATGGATAATGATAGCTTCTCGCGCATGGGTGGCGCCAATGCCTTAGCTGAGGCCCGGAATATCCTGAACCTGGTCACCTCCTCGGGGGGAGCCGGCGGGGGAGGCTGGAGCGCCACGGCCGATACCCGTAACCGCTACTGGCTCATCAACAACCTGGTAGACCCCCAGTTTGAACCTTACCGCGCGGCTCTGTACCTGTACCACCGCCAGGGGCTGGATTTAATGGCGCAGGACCCTGAGAAAGCGCGCCAGAACATGCTGGAAGCCCTGCGCAACATCCAGCAGGTGGCCCGCCTGAGACCTGGGGCTGCCGTGCTACGCTCTTTTTTTGAGGCCAAGTCCGCGGAGCTGAGCAATGCCTTTAACAGTGCTACCCCGGCCCAGAAGCAACAGGCCTATGATTTGCTCACCCAGATTGACCCCACCAACCGCGCCCGCTACGAGACACTGCTGAAACGCTAG